A region of Flavobacterium indicum GPTSA100-9 = DSM 17447 DNA encodes the following proteins:
- the pckA gene encoding phosphoenolpyruvate carboxykinase (ATP) → MNTYDQSTKSISLEKYGIKNVQEIVYNPSYDLLYSEELNEKLQGYERGQLTELGAVNVMTGEFTGRSPKDKYIVKDSVTENTIWWNSDKAANDNKPISTETWNALKETSVNQLSGKRLFVVDAFCGANENTRLKVRFIMEVAWQAHFVTNMFIRPTAEELANFGEPDFIVMNASKTSFKDYKAHGLNSEVYVAFNLTEKIQLIGGTWYGGEMKKGLFSMMNYYLPLQGIASMHCSANKGKDGDVAVFFGLSGTGKTTLSTDPKRELIGDDEHGWDNDGVFNFEGGCYAKTIDLSKENEPDIYGAIKRDALLENVTVDANGIIDFKDGSVTQNTRVSYPIYHIENIVKPVSKAGHATKVIFLTADAFGVMPPVSKLTPEQTKYYFLSGFTAKLAGTERGVTQPEPTFSACFGKAFLSLHPTKYGEELVKKMEEHNATAYMVNTGWNGTGKRISIKDTRAIIDAILDGSIEKAETSTVPVFNFTVPTALPNVDTAILDPRNTYADASEWNAKAEDLAARFIKNFVQYTDNEEGAALVMAGPQLG, encoded by the coding sequence ATGAATACATACGATCAATCTACGAAATCGATTTCGTTAGAAAAATATGGAATCAAAAACGTTCAAGAAATCGTTTACAATCCTTCTTATGATTTATTATATAGCGAAGAATTAAACGAGAAACTTCAAGGATATGAAAGAGGTCAATTAACAGAGCTTGGTGCGGTTAATGTAATGACTGGTGAGTTTACAGGACGTTCTCCTAAAGATAAATACATTGTAAAAGACAGCGTTACTGAAAATACTATTTGGTGGAATTCAGATAAAGCGGCGAATGATAATAAACCAATTTCAACAGAAACCTGGAATGCATTAAAAGAAACGTCGGTTAATCAATTATCGGGTAAAAGATTATTTGTAGTTGATGCTTTTTGTGGAGCAAATGAAAATACGCGTTTAAAAGTACGTTTCATTATGGAAGTGGCTTGGCAAGCGCATTTTGTTACCAATATGTTCATTCGTCCTACAGCGGAAGAATTGGCAAATTTTGGCGAGCCTGATTTTATTGTAATGAATGCGTCGAAAACTTCATTCAAAGATTATAAGGCACATGGATTAAATTCAGAAGTTTATGTAGCTTTTAATTTAACTGAGAAAATCCAATTAATTGGAGGAACTTGGTATGGTGGAGAGATGAAAAAAGGATTGTTCTCTATGATGAACTACTATTTACCATTACAAGGAATTGCTTCAATGCACTGTTCTGCAAATAAAGGAAAAGATGGAGATGTAGCTGTATTCTTTGGATTATCTGGTACAGGTAAAACAACGTTGTCAACAGATCCAAAACGTGAGTTAATTGGTGATGATGAGCACGGATGGGACAATGATGGTGTTTTCAACTTTGAAGGAGGGTGCTACGCTAAAACAATTGATTTAAGTAAAGAAAACGAGCCAGATATCTATGGCGCTATTAAAAGAGATGCATTATTAGAAAATGTAACTGTTGATGCTAATGGAATTATCGATTTTAAAGATGGTTCTGTAACTCAAAATACACGTGTTTCTTATCCAATTTACCATATTGAAAATATAGTAAAACCAGTTTCAAAAGCAGGTCATGCAACTAAAGTTATTTTCTTAACGGCAGATGCTTTTGGTGTAATGCCTCCGGTTTCAAAATTAACTCCAGAACAAACTAAATATTATTTCTTGTCTGGCTTTACTGCAAAATTAGCAGGAACTGAAAGAGGAGTAACGCAACCAGAACCAACGTTCTCAGCATGTTTTGGAAAAGCATTCTTATCTTTACACCCTACTAAGTACGGAGAAGAATTGGTAAAGAAAATGGAAGAGCATAATGCTACTGCTTATATGGTAAATACAGGTTGGAATGGAACTGGAAAACGTATTTCTATCAAAGATACTCGTGCTATTATTGATGCAATTTTAGATGGTTCTATTGAAAAAGCAGAAACTTCAACTGTTCCAGTATTTAACTTTACCGTGCCTACTGCGTTACCAAATGTAGATACGGCAATTCTAGATCCAAGAAACACTTACGCAGATGCTTCTGAATGGAATGCTAAAGCAGAAGATTTAGCAGCTAGATTCATTAAAAATTTCGTTCAATACACAGATAATGAAGAAGGTGCAGCGTTAGTAATGGCGGGACCTCAATTAGGTTAA
- a CDS encoding uroporphyrinogen-III synthase yields MKVKTILVSQPEPKVENSPYFDLQNKWKVKVDFRPFIHVEGVPAKEVRAQKIDLNNFSAIIFTSKNSVDHFFRVAEEMRYKVPEDLKYFCQSEAIAYYLQKYVVYRKRRIYVGQKEFTDLAPLIKKYKDEKFLLPNTDQLNADVPQTLENLKVDWKQGIFYRTVMSDLSDLKDVYYDVLAFFSPTGIKSLFKNFPDFQQNNTRIAVFGETTKKEALEHGLRVDIMAPAPGTPSMTGALEKYVSETNKGK; encoded by the coding sequence TTGAAAGTGAAAACTATTTTGGTTTCACAACCAGAACCAAAGGTGGAAAATTCACCTTATTTCGACCTACAGAATAAATGGAAAGTAAAAGTTGATTTTAGACCATTTATCCATGTAGAAGGCGTTCCTGCAAAAGAAGTTAGAGCACAGAAAATCGATTTAAATAATTTTTCTGCCATTATTTTTACAAGTAAAAATTCAGTAGATCACTTTTTTAGAGTTGCTGAAGAAATGCGTTATAAAGTGCCAGAAGATTTAAAATATTTTTGTCAATCTGAAGCTATTGCTTACTATCTGCAAAAATATGTTGTGTACAGAAAAAGAAGAATTTATGTGGGCCAAAAAGAATTTACTGATTTAGCCCCATTAATTAAAAAATACAAAGACGAAAAATTCTTGTTACCCAATACCGACCAGTTAAATGCTGATGTTCCACAAACATTAGAAAATTTAAAAGTTGATTGGAAACAAGGTATTTTTTACCGAACAGTAATGAGCGATTTATCCGATTTAAAAGACGTTTATTATGATGTTTTAGCATTTTTTAGTCCGACTGGAATTAAATCTTTATTTAAGAACTTTCCTGATTTTCAACAAAACAATACACGTATTGCTGTATTTGGTGAAACTACTAAAAAAGAAGCTTTGGAACATGGATTACGTGTAGACATTATGGCTCCTGCTCCGGGAACTCCATCAATGACTGGAGCATTAGAAAAATATGTTTCTGAAACAAATAAAGGAAAATAA
- a CDS encoding dihydroorotase, whose translation MSTFLIKNAKIVNEGSIVEGDVLIENEIISQIDESISAKPNYTIVDAEGSFLLPGVIDDQVHFREPGLTHKGNIASESRAAVAGGVTSFIEQPNTVPNAVTQELLEQKYEIASKTSYANYSFMMGGTNDNLEEVLKTNPKNVAGIKLFLGSSTGNMLVDNQEVLEKIFSSTKMLIAVHCEDEATIKANLEKYKEEYGDNIPVKYHHLIRSAEACYLSSSKAIELAKKTGARLHVFHLSTAKEMELFTNKIPLEEKQITAEVCVHHLWFTDKDYDTKGALIKWNPAVKTQEDQDALWQALLDDRIDVIATDHAPHTLEEKKNPYSTCPSGGPLVQHSLVLMMEAYAKGKISLEKIVEKMCHNPAKIFKIEKRGFIKEGYFADLVIVNSHLPWNVKKENILYKCGWSPLEGLNLKSRVTHTFVNGKLVYQNGKVKDVLAGKRLTFDRE comes from the coding sequence ATGAGTACATTTTTAATTAAAAATGCTAAGATTGTAAATGAAGGTTCCATAGTTGAAGGGGATGTGTTAATTGAAAATGAAATTATTAGTCAGATTGACGAAAGTATTAGTGCTAAGCCTAATTACACTATTGTTGATGCTGAGGGTTCTTTTTTACTGCCAGGAGTTATTGACGATCAAGTACATTTTAGAGAACCAGGTTTAACTCACAAGGGAAACATTGCTTCAGAAAGTAGAGCTGCCGTTGCTGGAGGTGTAACTTCATTCATAGAACAGCCTAATACTGTTCCCAATGCTGTTACTCAAGAATTGTTAGAACAAAAATACGAAATAGCAAGTAAAACTTCCTATGCCAACTATTCGTTTATGATGGGTGGAACGAATGATAACTTAGAAGAAGTATTAAAAACAAATCCGAAAAATGTTGCTGGAATTAAGTTGTTTTTAGGTTCTTCAACGGGTAATATGTTGGTAGATAATCAAGAGGTTTTAGAAAAAATATTTTCTTCTACTAAAATGTTGATTGCAGTTCATTGTGAGGATGAAGCTACTATCAAGGCCAATTTAGAAAAATATAAGGAAGAGTACGGTGATAATATACCAGTAAAATACCATCATTTAATTCGAAGTGCAGAGGCATGTTATTTGTCTTCTTCAAAAGCCATTGAATTAGCAAAGAAAACAGGGGCAAGATTACACGTGTTCCATTTGTCAACCGCAAAAGAAATGGAATTATTTACCAATAAAATTCCATTAGAAGAAAAGCAAATTACCGCTGAGGTTTGTGTGCATCACTTGTGGTTTACAGATAAAGACTATGATACGAAAGGTGCATTAATTAAATGGAATCCTGCGGTTAAAACACAAGAAGATCAAGATGCTTTATGGCAAGCCTTGTTGGATGATAGAATTGATGTTATTGCTACAGATCATGCACCTCATACTCTGGAAGAAAAGAAAAATCCGTATTCAACTTGTCCTTCAGGAGGGCCTTTAGTACAACATTCATTGGTTTTAATGATGGAAGCGTATGCAAAAGGGAAAATTTCTTTAGAGAAAATCGTAGAGAAAATGTGTCATAATCCAGCTAAAATTTTCAAGATTGAGAAAAGAGGATTTATTAAAGAAGGTTATTTTGCTGATTTGGTAATCGTGAATTCTCATTTGCCTTGGAATGTTAAAAAGGAAAATATATTATATAAATGTGGTTGGTCGCCGTTAGAAGGATTAAATTTGAAATCGAGAGTTACGCACACTTTTGTAAATGGTAAATTAGTCTATCAAAACGGAAAAGTTAAAGATGTTTTAGCTGGAAAACGATTAACGTTTGATAGAGAATAA
- a CDS encoding DUF423 domain-containing protein, with translation MEKKILIVAAVFGFLAIILGAFGAHALKKVLTLDQLTSFETGVKYQMYHALFLLFVGTSNMLTLKDKTIVFYLTVVGIFFFSGSIYVLTTSSITGIKSKIIGPITPIGGMFLLSSWGLLIYKLLIKK, from the coding sequence ATGGAAAAAAAGATATTGATAGTGGCTGCTGTTTTTGGCTTTTTAGCTATCATTTTGGGAGCTTTTGGGGCGCATGCTTTAAAGAAAGTGTTAACGCTAGACCAATTAACTTCTTTTGAAACAGGAGTAAAATACCAAATGTACCATGCCTTGTTCTTGTTGTTTGTAGGGACTTCAAATATGTTAACTTTGAAGGATAAAACTATAGTGTTTTATTTGACGGTAGTTGGTATTTTCTTTTTTTCAGGATCAATTTATGTGTTAACTACTTCAAGTATTACGGGGATTAAATCAAAAATAATTGGACCAATAACACCTATTGGAGGGATGTTTTTACTTTCTTCATGGGGCTTACTGATTTATAAACTTCTAATCAAAAAATAA
- a CDS encoding NAD-dependent epimerase/dehydratase family protein, translating into MILITGATGLVGFHLMQLLSKEATPIRALYRSEAKKDHIKNLFEAQNQGPVFEQIDWFQADILDIPKLEEAFKGVTHVYHCAALVSFNPNDFKELYKNNIVGTANVVNLCLAFGVEKLCHVSSIAALGNGTEYQLCITEETDRNNELHHSDYSISKYGAELEVWRGYQEGLQVVIVNPGVIFGRGFKDFGSSLFFSKIKNGLPFYTKGKVGIVSVEDVVKAMHQLMKSSISGERFILVAEDSTYQNLFTVLAHAFGVNPPKIEVNKLVTSIFWRWDWLFSKLLFTKRKLTKSTAQSLFNQEYHDCSKIKTAIGFEFTNMPTYLTELAKEFK; encoded by the coding sequence ATGATTTTAATTACAGGCGCTACCGGTTTAGTTGGATTTCATTTGATGCAATTGTTGTCAAAAGAAGCTACACCTATTCGCGCACTGTACCGATCGGAAGCAAAAAAAGATCATATAAAAAACTTGTTTGAGGCTCAAAACCAAGGTCCTGTTTTTGAACAAATCGACTGGTTTCAAGCAGATATTTTAGATATTCCCAAACTAGAAGAAGCATTTAAAGGGGTTACCCATGTATATCATTGTGCCGCTTTGGTTTCTTTTAACCCCAATGACTTTAAAGAATTATATAAAAACAATATTGTAGGCACGGCTAATGTGGTTAATCTATGTTTGGCTTTTGGAGTAGAAAAGCTATGCCATGTGAGTTCAATTGCGGCTTTAGGTAACGGAACCGAGTACCAACTTTGCATTACTGAAGAAACTGACCGAAACAACGAACTCCACCACAGCGATTATTCGATTTCTAAATACGGAGCCGAGTTAGAAGTTTGGCGTGGCTATCAAGAAGGATTGCAAGTAGTAATTGTCAATCCAGGTGTGATATTTGGTCGTGGTTTTAAAGATTTTGGAAGCAGTTTGTTTTTCTCCAAAATCAAAAACGGTTTACCTTTTTACACCAAAGGAAAAGTTGGCATAGTTTCCGTTGAAGATGTAGTGAAAGCCATGCATCAATTAATGAAGAGTTCTATTTCTGGCGAACGATTTATTTTGGTAGCTGAAGACAGTACTTATCAAAATTTATTTACTGTTTTAGCGCATGCTTTTGGTGTGAATCCTCCAAAGATTGAAGTCAACAAATTAGTAACCTCTATTTTTTGGCGATGGGACTGGCTTTTTTCTAAACTGCTATTTACGAAAAGAAAATTAACCAAATCTACCGCTCAATCTCTCTTCAATCAAGAGTATCATGATTGTAGTAAGATTAAAACCGCTATTGGATTTGAATTTACCAATATGCCAACCTATTTAACAGAATTGGCCAAAGAGTTTAAATAA
- a CDS encoding DUF4271 domain-containing protein, producing MNILLAERVLVNKDWATILFVLAAIIIATNKTIFEVRFNEFLRLGFSDKYNKIYKDTSNLMNWFTISMFIIQLISFSFFILLLLSYFKYTQTHNYISFIQIFTFLFVFVLSKFLIEKIIGTTLNAESFVEQFNLVKVNYRAFLGLILLPVNIILYYNQTPVQLIFYIILGVFVLYNVLTYYFLMKTYQNIIIGKIFYFILYLCTLEIAPYYFMYYWITKN from the coding sequence ATGAATATTCTTCTAGCTGAGCGCGTATTAGTTAATAAAGATTGGGCCACAATTTTATTTGTACTGGCTGCAATTATTATTGCAACCAACAAAACTATCTTTGAAGTTCGTTTTAATGAATTTCTACGCTTAGGATTTTCAGACAAATACAATAAAATTTACAAAGACACGAGTAATTTAATGAACTGGTTTACTATTTCCATGTTTATTATTCAATTAATTTCATTTTCGTTCTTTATTCTTCTGTTGTTAAGTTATTTTAAATACACTCAAACACACAATTATATTTCTTTCATTCAGATTTTTACCTTTTTATTTGTTTTTGTGCTATCAAAATTTCTTATTGAAAAAATAATTGGCACTACATTAAATGCAGAAAGTTTTGTAGAACAATTTAATCTTGTAAAAGTGAATTACAGAGCTTTTTTGGGATTAATACTTCTCCCGGTAAATATTATTTTATATTATAATCAAACTCCGGTTCAGTTAATATTTTATATAATCCTTGGTGTTTTCGTGCTATACAACGTGCTTACCTATTACTTTTTGATGAAGACTTATCAAAATATAATCATAGGTAAAATATTTTATTTTATTTTGTATCTTTGCACCCTTGAAATAGCACCGTATTATTTCATGTATTATTGGATAACAAAAAATTAG
- the asnS gene encoding asparagine--tRNA ligase → MKHTKIVDLLNNTKTLQEVTAKGWVRTFRNNQFIALNDGSTIHNIQCVVDFENTPEETLKRITTGAAICVKGTLVESQGAGQNVEIQVASLEILGDSDAEKFPMQPKRHSLEFLRENAHLRVRTNVFGAIMRVRSALSFAVHQYFQQKGFVYVNTPIITGSDAEGAGEMFQVTALPLDGSAPRNEDGSINYKEDFFGKQTNLTVSGQLEGETFAMALGQIYTFGPTFRAENSNTSRHLAEFWMIEPEVAFNDLADNMDLAEDFIKYVIKYAVDHCADDLKFLDERFAQEEKQKPQADRSEMTLLEKLNFVLENNFKRVSYTEAIDILKDSTPNKKKKFQYLIEEWGADLQSEHERFLVEKHFKCPVILFDYPAKIKAFYMRLNEDGKTVRAMDILFPGIGEIVGGSQREERYDVLVEKMQALGIDEEELWWYLDTRRFGSAVHSGFGLGFERLVLFVTGMTNIRDVIPFPRTPQNAEF, encoded by the coding sequence ATGAAACATACTAAGATTGTTGATTTATTAAACAACACCAAAACGTTACAAGAAGTAACCGCTAAAGGATGGGTACGTACATTTAGAAATAACCAATTTATTGCGTTGAACGACGGTTCAACCATTCATAATATTCAGTGTGTTGTTGATTTTGAGAACACTCCTGAAGAAACATTAAAAAGAATTACTACGGGTGCTGCCATTTGTGTAAAAGGTACGTTGGTTGAAAGTCAGGGTGCTGGTCAAAATGTTGAAATTCAAGTAGCTTCATTAGAAATTTTAGGTGATTCGGATGCGGAAAAATTTCCAATGCAGCCCAAACGTCATTCGCTTGAATTTTTACGTGAAAATGCCCATTTACGTGTAAGAACTAATGTTTTTGGTGCCATTATGCGTGTGCGTTCAGCGTTGTCGTTTGCAGTGCATCAATACTTCCAACAAAAAGGATTTGTATATGTAAATACGCCTATTATTACCGGATCGGATGCGGAAGGTGCTGGCGAAATGTTTCAAGTAACTGCGTTGCCTTTAGATGGTTCGGCGCCACGAAATGAAGATGGAAGCATCAACTATAAAGAGGATTTCTTCGGAAAACAAACCAACTTAACCGTTTCTGGTCAGTTAGAAGGGGAAACATTTGCTATGGCTTTAGGTCAGATTTATACTTTCGGACCTACATTCCGTGCAGAAAATTCAAATACGTCACGTCACTTAGCTGAATTTTGGATGATTGAACCTGAAGTGGCATTCAATGATTTAGCAGACAATATGGATTTGGCCGAAGATTTTATTAAATATGTAATAAAATATGCTGTGGATCATTGTGCAGATGATTTAAAGTTCTTAGATGAACGTTTTGCTCAAGAAGAAAAACAAAAACCGCAGGCAGATCGCAGCGAAATGACTTTGTTAGAAAAATTAAATTTTGTTTTAGAAAATAATTTTAAGCGTGTTTCGTATACAGAGGCAATTGATATTCTGAAAGATTCTACACCTAACAAGAAAAAGAAATTCCAATATTTAATTGAAGAATGGGGTGCAGATTTACAATCGGAACACGAACGTTTCTTAGTTGAAAAACACTTCAAATGTCCTGTAATTTTATTTGATTATCCAGCGAAAATTAAAGCGTTCTACATGCGTTTAAATGAAGATGGAAAAACGGTAAGAGCCATGGATATTTTATTCCCTGGTATCGGCGAAATTGTAGGAGGTTCTCAACGAGAAGAACGTTATGATGTATTGGTAGAAAAAATGCAAGCGCTAGGAATCGATGAAGAAGAGTTGTGGTGGTATTTAGATACGAGACGATTTGGATCAGCTGTACACTCTGGTTTCGGTTTAGGATTTGAGCGTTTGGTATTATTCGTTACAGGTATGACAAACATTAGAGATGTTATTCCTTTCCCAAGAACACCACAAAACGCAGAATTTTAA
- a CDS encoding DUF4296 domain-containing protein, with amino-acid sequence MKKVLFFVIVILVVSCSKNPIPKPENFLDEETMENIMYDVAVLQGASANAPEQLIEKNINPKDYIYKKYKIDSATFHQNNRYYAANVRKYKHMYKRVLERLQNQK; translated from the coding sequence ATGAAGAAAGTTTTATTTTTTGTAATTGTAATTTTAGTTGTTTCATGTTCAAAAAATCCGATTCCTAAACCTGAAAATTTTTTGGATGAAGAAACAATGGAAAACATCATGTATGATGTAGCTGTTTTGCAAGGCGCTTCTGCCAATGCACCAGAACAATTAATAGAAAAAAATATTAATCCTAAAGATTATATTTATAAAAAATATAAAATTGATAGTGCTACATTTCATCAAAACAATCGCTATTATGCAGCTAATGTTAGAAAATACAAGCACATGTATAAAAGAGTGTTGGAACGTTTACAAAACCAAAAATAA
- a CDS encoding saccharopine dehydrogenase family protein, which translates to MKKILIIGAGRSASSLIKYLLQKSETENLFITIGDLSEDLAKKKTNNHKNARAIAFDIFNEAQRKEEIQQSDIVVSMLPAHLHIEVAKDCVTYKKHMVTASYISPAMQELDQVAKENNLILMNEIGLDPGIDHMSAMKVMDEIREKGGNIILFESFCGGLVAPESDNNLWNYKFSWNPRNVVLAGQGGAAKFIQEGKYKYIPYNKLFRRTEFLEVEGFGRFEAYANRDSLKYRSVYGLDNALTCYRGTIRRVGYSRAWDILVQLGMTDDTYVMEDSENMTYRQFTNSFLPYHPTDTVEIKLRHAQKIDQDDIIWDKLVELDLFNSTKIVGLKNATPAQILEKILAEKWALQPQDKDMIVMYHKFGYELNGEKKQIDSTMVCIGEDQTYTAMAKTVGLPVAIATLRILKGEIKTPGVQLPISKEVYEPILKELEEYGVIFNEKEVPYLGYNHLNINN; encoded by the coding sequence ATGAAAAAAATTCTAATCATCGGTGCAGGTCGTTCTGCATCTTCATTAATAAAATATCTACTACAAAAATCAGAAACAGAAAATCTTTTCATTACAATTGGAGACTTATCTGAAGATTTAGCCAAAAAGAAAACAAATAATCATAAAAACGCTCGAGCTATTGCATTTGATATTTTTAATGAAGCACAGCGAAAAGAGGAAATACAACAATCAGACATAGTTGTTTCTATGTTACCTGCTCATTTACATATTGAAGTAGCGAAAGATTGTGTAACTTATAAAAAACACATGGTAACCGCTTCTTACATTAGTCCGGCTATGCAAGAATTAGATCAAGTTGCCAAAGAAAACAATCTAATTTTAATGAATGAAATTGGTCTAGACCCTGGAATTGACCACATGAGCGCCATGAAAGTAATGGACGAAATTAGAGAAAAAGGTGGCAACATCATTTTATTTGAATCTTTTTGTGGCGGATTAGTTGCGCCTGAAAGCGATAACAACTTATGGAATTATAAATTTTCATGGAATCCAAGAAATGTGGTTTTAGCAGGACAAGGGGGGGCTGCAAAATTCATTCAAGAAGGAAAATACAAATACATTCCCTACAACAAATTGTTTAGAAGAACCGAATTTTTAGAAGTTGAAGGCTTTGGAAGATTTGAAGCGTATGCCAATAGAGATTCTTTGAAATACAGAAGTGTTTATGGTTTAGACAACGCACTAACTTGTTATAGAGGAACCATTAGAAGAGTGGGGTATTCTAGAGCATGGGACATTTTAGTACAATTAGGTATGACGGATGACACCTATGTAATGGAAGATTCTGAAAACATGACGTACCGTCAATTCACCAATTCCTTTTTACCTTACCACCCAACTGATACCGTTGAAATTAAATTACGACATGCACAAAAAATCGATCAGGACGATATTATTTGGGACAAATTAGTAGAATTAGATTTATTCAACTCTACCAAAATAGTAGGTTTAAAAAACGCTACTCCAGCTCAAATATTAGAAAAAATATTAGCCGAAAAATGGGCGTTACAGCCCCAAGACAAAGATATGATTGTTATGTATCATAAATTTGGTTACGAATTAAACGGAGAGAAAAAACAAATTGATTCTACCATGGTTTGTATAGGTGAAGACCAAACGTATACCGCAATGGCAAAAACAGTTGGATTACCTGTCGCTATTGCAACTTTAAGAATTTTAAAAGGTGAAATTAAAACGCCTGGTGTACAACTTCCTATTTCAAAAGAAGTATACGAACCAATTTTAAAAGAATTAGAAGAATATGGTGTTATTTTCAATGAAAAAGAAGTTCCTTATTTAGGATACAACCATTTGAACATAAACAATTAA
- a CDS encoding Lrp/AsnC family transcriptional regulator — MKINHLQIEIDGIDKEILRDLMEDARKPILQIANKIGISGAAIHQRLKKLEQAGVISGSKYVVDNRVLGYKTMAFVGIYLEKASSNPEVVKELKKIPEVLESHYTTGNWSILTKIICQDNEHLMQLLNKKIQTIKGVSRTETFISLEQQIERQIQL, encoded by the coding sequence ATGAAAATCAATCACTTACAAATTGAAATAGACGGCATCGACAAAGAAATATTAAGAGATTTAATGGAAGATGCCCGAAAACCCATCTTGCAAATTGCAAATAAAATTGGAATTTCTGGAGCAGCTATTCACCAACGGTTAAAAAAACTTGAACAAGCTGGTGTAATTTCGGGTTCAAAATATGTAGTTGACAATCGGGTTTTGGGATATAAAACCATGGCCTTTGTGGGGATTTATTTAGAAAAAGCTTCTAGTAATCCTGAGGTAGTAAAAGAATTAAAAAAAATTCCTGAAGTCTTAGAATCGCATTATACTACCGGAAACTGGAGTATTCTAACTAAAATTATTTGTCAGGATAACGAACACTTAATGCAATTGTTAAACAAAAAGATTCAAACCATAAAAGGGGTTTCTAGAACCGAAACTTTCATTTCATTGGAACAACAAATAGAAAGACAAATTCAATTGTAA
- a CDS encoding polyprenol monophosphomannose synthase: MSAGIVIIPTYNEIENIEKIVHAVFQLPSNFHLLIVDDNSPDGTANKVVELQKTYADKLFLEVRQKKSGLGTAYVHGFKWALNRNYDYIYEMDADFSHNPNDLEKLYQACKNGADLAIGSRYSKGVNVVNWPLNRVLMSYFASVYVKMITGMKIHDATAGFICYRRKVLETINLDKIKFVGYAFQIEMKYRAFVKKFKIEEVPIIFTDRTLGESKMSGAIIREAVFGVIMLRIRKIFNRL, encoded by the coding sequence ATGTCTGCTGGTATAGTTATCATCCCCACCTATAACGAAATAGAGAATATTGAAAAAATAGTTCATGCTGTTTTTCAATTGCCTTCAAACTTTCATTTATTAATAGTAGATGATAATTCACCCGACGGCACTGCCAATAAAGTGGTTGAGTTACAAAAAACGTATGCGGATAAATTGTTTTTGGAAGTAAGACAAAAAAAATCTGGATTAGGTACAGCTTACGTACATGGTTTTAAATGGGCATTAAATCGTAATTATGATTATATTTATGAAATGGATGCCGATTTTTCACATAATCCAAATGATTTAGAAAAATTATATCAAGCTTGTAAAAACGGTGCTGATTTGGCCATTGGATCGCGCTATTCAAAAGGAGTAAATGTAGTAAATTGGCCTTTGAACAGAGTGTTAATGTCTTATTTTGCTTCTGTTTACGTGAAGATGATAACAGGAATGAAAATTCATGATGCAACTGCCGGATTTATTTGTTACCGAAGAAAAGTTTTAGAAACTATCAATTTAGATAAAATAAAATTTGTAGGTTACGCGTTTCAAATAGAAATGAAATACCGAGCATTTGTAAAGAAATTTAAAATTGAAGAAGTGCCAATTATTTTTACAGACCGAACTTTAGGTGAATCTAAAATGAGTGGTGCCATCATAAGAGAAGCTGTTTTTGGCGTAATTATGTTAAGAATTAGAAAAATATTTAATAGACTTTAA